Proteins from a genomic interval of Polyodon spathula isolate WHYD16114869_AA chromosome 1, ASM1765450v1, whole genome shotgun sequence:
- the LOC121320517 gene encoding caspase-3-like has translation MDEGKNTLSCEQKTEDPCTYQYNMYYKNIGKCIIINNENVQGKSKRHGTDEDARKLEVTFRALGFKVEVVKDLTANKMYELLETVAKKDHRELACFVCVLLSHGREGHISGTDKEIKIRLLASLFTGERCPSLLGKPKLFFIQACRGTEYDSGIETDSAEQETTEINETPEADFLCVHSTASGYYSWRNPVSGSVFIGTLCEMLNEHSKKLELMKILTRVNHSVAIHFQSATFVDYSHAKKQMPCIMSRLTKEMYFVK, from the exons ATGGATGAAGGCAAAAATACTTTGAGCtgtgaacaaaaaacagaagATCCTTGCACTTACCAGTACAACATGTACTATAAGAACATTGGGAAATGCATCATAATTAACAATGAGAATGTCCAAG GTAAGTCTAAACGGCATGGCACTGATGAAGATGCAAGAAAGTTGGAAGTTACCTTCAGAGCACTGGGGTTTAAGGTGGAGGTTGTGAAGGACCTTACAGCTAATAAAATGTATGAACTCTTAGAGACAG TTGCCAAAAAGGACCACAGAGAGCTGGCatgttttgtctgtgtgcttCTTAGCCACGGAAGAGAGGGGCACATTTCTGGAACAGACAAGGAGATTAAAATAAGACTGCTAGCCAGTCTCTTCACAGGTGAAAGGTGTCCAAGCTTGCTTGGGAAACCAAAACTCTTCTTTATACAG GCCTGCAGGGGAACGGAATACGATTCAGGCATTGAGACAGACTCAGCAGAACAGGAAACTACTGAAATCAATGAAACACCAGAAGCTGACTTCTTGTGTGTGCATTCCACAGCTTCAG GATATTACTCTTGGAGAAACCCAGTTTCTGGTTCAGTTTTCATCGGGACCCTTTGTGAAATGCTAAATGAGCACAGCAAGAAGCTTGAGCTAATGAAGATCCTCACAAGGGTTAATCATTCAGTGGCGATACACTTTCAGTCTGCTACATTTGTCGATTACTcccatgcaaaaaaacaaatgccaTGTATTATGTCCAGGCTAACAAAGGAAATgtattttgtcaaataa